A single window of Pirellulales bacterium DNA harbors:
- a CDS encoding DnaJ domain-containing protein: MRSYYEELEVDSSASADDICVAFRRLAKKYHPDLNIGREQEVRAAFIRVQRAFEILSDPERRARYDAHYDRRNPWGQPTPPSVYEIQPLDEFQIDRSSLETAVNLPRIRRRLDPQLRKAILFIAVCIVVAVLVVIITT, from the coding sequence ATGCGATCGTATTACGAAGAATTAGAGGTCGATTCGTCCGCCTCGGCGGATGACATCTGTGTCGCCTTTCGGCGATTGGCGAAGAAGTACCATCCCGATTTGAACATCGGTCGCGAACAAGAAGTGCGCGCGGCGTTTATCCGAGTCCAAAGAGCCTTCGAAATTCTTTCCGATCCGGAGCGGCGTGCCCGTTACGATGCCCATTACGACCGTCGAAACCCCTGGGGTCAACCCACGCCGCCGTCGGTGTACGAAATCCAGCCGCTGGATGAATTTCAGATTGACCGTTCGTCGCTGGAGACAGCGGTTAACCTGCCGAGAATTCGCCGTCGGCTGGATCCGCAGCTTCGCAAAGCGATTTTATTTATTGCCGTGTGCATAGTCGTGGCGGTGCTTGTCGTGATTATTACGACTTGA
- a CDS encoding DinB family protein yields MTTAISLVHRLHQHRAWVNQNLLAAAAQLNDEQLRRPFAIGQGSVWKSLTHMYAAEYVWLAALQGNENALAPGDVPGQLPGNQQGEDALRTLDELRQKWSALEKRWADDLAAHAPESLDELVYRFSASFGERFSCRRSDVLLHVCAHAQYTTAQVVNMLRHLGVEKLPSTMLMALARQEAKQQQP; encoded by the coding sequence ATGACCACTGCCATTTCGCTCGTTCACCGCCTGCACCAGCACCGCGCGTGGGTAAACCAAAATTTACTTGCCGCTGCGGCGCAACTTAACGACGAGCAGCTCCGCCGCCCGTTTGCCATTGGGCAAGGCTCCGTATGGAAATCGCTCACGCACATGTACGCAGCCGAGTATGTTTGGCTGGCCGCGCTACAAGGGAACGAAAACGCCCTCGCGCCCGGCGATGTCCCGGGCCAATTGCCCGGCAATCAACAGGGGGAAGACGCCCTGCGAACGTTGGACGAGTTGCGCCAAAAATGGTCCGCTTTGGAAAAACGCTGGGCCGATGATTTGGCCGCGCATGCGCCGGAATCGCTCGACGAACTGGTTTACCGGTTCAGCGCGTCGTTTGGCGAGCGGTTTAGCTGCCGCCGCTCCGATGTTTTGTTGCACGTGTGCGCCCATGCACAATACACCACGGCCCAGGTTGTAAACATGCTCCGCCATTTAGGCGTGGAAAAACTGCCCTCCACGATGCTGATGGCCCTGGCCCGCCAGGAAGCAAAACAACAGCAACCTTGA
- a CDS encoding tetratricopeptide repeat protein — protein sequence MLSRALRLAQAGNRRAAIDLLRELSKQTPTDALVWFHLGALLDAGGKMRQAIPCYLRALRLNPRHPQHYEMCLYLCSSYRKTGRPLAARRWLKKAETFGHDTALQRRLQRLLNRRQRLQD from the coding sequence TTGCTTTCCCGTGCACTTCGCCTAGCACAGGCCGGCAACCGCCGGGCAGCCATCGACCTGCTCCGCGAATTGTCGAAGCAAACACCAACCGACGCGCTGGTCTGGTTTCATCTGGGCGCACTGCTCGATGCCGGCGGAAAAATGCGCCAGGCCATTCCTTGCTATCTCCGGGCGTTGCGCCTGAACCCGCGTCATCCGCAACACTACGAAATGTGCCTCTACCTGTGCAGTTCTTACCGCAAAACCGGCCGGCCACTGGCGGCTCGCCGCTGGCTAAAAAAAGCGGAAACCTTTGGCCACGACACCGCTTTGCAACGCCGCCTGCAGCGATTGCTGAATCGCCGGCAGCGGCTGCAAGACTAA